One Elusimicrobiota bacterium genomic region harbors:
- a CDS encoding PorV/PorQ family protein — MPVGARATAMGSAFTAVSDNAEATYWNPAGLTQMCNKNISFTHLQYVSGIRYGDISFAMPVGKRVFGAELNTLYTKDTRREDITGNKTGEFMNYNSALSAVYAEKLDENISCGISLKGIYLQLDDEKSGGVAVDCGALYDTGKKMKFGIVLQNLGPKIKFVDESAPLAINIRWGMSYQVNEKLLIASDLMLPFSGDGAISVGTEYYVIKFLPVRVGYKYRSGGNDLGGLDGLSAGLGVNFKKGRDGGYTLDYAFVPFGRFTNTHRFSFGMKF; from the coding sequence GTGCCAGTTGGCGCCCGCGCTACTGCTATGGGTTCTGCATTTACCGCTGTTTCTGATAATGCAGAAGCAACCTACTGGAACCCCGCTGGACTTACACAAATGTGTAATAAGAACATCTCATTTACACATTTACAATATGTCAGTGGGATACGGTATGGTGATATTTCGTTTGCAATGCCCGTCGGAAAACGCGTTTTTGGTGCGGAATTGAATACACTTTACACAAAAGATACACGCAGAGAAGATATCACTGGCAACAAGACAGGCGAGTTTATGAATTATAACTCGGCATTATCTGCTGTATACGCTGAAAAGTTAGACGAGAACATATCCTGCGGTATTTCGCTGAAAGGAATATACTTACAATTAGATGATGAGAAATCAGGTGGCGTTGCTGTTGACTGCGGCGCTTTGTATGATACAGGCAAGAAAATGAAGTTTGGCATCGTGCTCCAGAATCTCGGTCCGAAAATAAAGTTTGTAGATGAAAGCGCGCCTTTAGCAATAAATATCCGCTGGGGAATGAGTTATCAGGTGAACGAGAAACTCTTAATCGCAAGCGATTTAATGCTGCCCTTTTCCGGCGACGGCGCAATTTCAGTTGGAACAGAGTATTATGTGATAAAATTTCTGCCTGTGCGGGTTGGCTATAAATATCGTTCAGGCGGGAATGATTTAGGCGGACTTGATGGCTTATCTGCCGGGCTTGGCGTGAATTTTAAGAAGGGGAGGGATGGTGGATATACGCTTGATTATGCATTCGTTCCATTCGGTCGGTTCACTAATACCCACAGATTTTCATTCGGTATGAAGTTTTAA